Genomic window (Aquimarina sp. BL5):
AAACAGTTTACTTAATTATCGTAGGGAATATACCCTGATTTAAACAACTCACACACCCTATCACTTATTTTATGTCATATTATATCAAATACAAAGTTCTTTTGGATGAAACTTCATTTTATTTTACGGTAAAACCTCAAAGCATTAAGTGTTTAAATATCAATTAATTATGTTTTGTAAATTTTAACATTTTTTTTCGACGTAATACACAATAACGTCGATAAACATCCGTTATCCAAACATTAAAATGAAACTAAAAATCAACCCCCCATCCAAATGAAAAAGTTACCTTATTACCTATTATTTGTAATAGCCTTCTCCTACATTTCTTGTAGTAATGAAGGTTTTGAAGAAATTGTTGCTGATGTTGAAGAAGAAGTTGAAGAAGAGGAAGACACTAATGAAGAAGAGGAAGAAGATACTGACATAACTTCAGATAATCCTTGTGATTTTGATCTTTCTGGTATCGCTGCAAATTCTACCATTATTATTGATTGTTTATTAGACCTTGAAGGCGCAACTGTTAATTTACCTGCAAATGTCAATTTTGATTTTGAAGGTGGAGATATATTTAATGGTACACTTGTTTTCTCTGGTGGATATATTGACGGAAGACTTTTAAATTCTGATTTAACGACAGAAGGTGATGTAGTGCTTAAAGATCCTACTTTTATCTTCACTCCATCCAGATGGAAAAATATTATAGAAGGACAAACAACATCGGACATTGCTTTAGAAAACAATGCTAATTTGGAAAATCTGTTCTATTTAACTAAAGAAATGGAGGCAACCACTTTTAAAATTGATCAATTCGACGCTTATTTTGAGGTTACTAAAATTACCCCTCCTGCCGTACAAACTTTTAGAGCAAGTAAAGAAGCTGTTAATATTCCATCGAATTTCACCTTGTTAATGACAGATAATACACACCTTCGAACTTTTCCTGCAGAAGCAGGAATAGAAAACGGAGCGATACTTGCTTTTAATGATGTAGATAACTCTACTGTTCGTGGTGGATGGTTACACGGAGATAGAGAGGAACGTAGTTATTCTGCTGCTGATAATGGATTAGAAGGAAGTCATCTTATACACGTGCAATCTGGAAGAAACGTTACTATTGATAGTGTTAATTTTATAGAAGGTTCTAAAGGAGGACTTACTGTATATTCCAAAGGGTTTTCTACGAATCCTGCTAACTACTACCCGACTAAAGGTGTAACTATTAAAAATTGTCTTTTTAAAGATATTAGACGAATGGGGATTTCACTTACTGATGGTAGCGATATAATAGTTGAAGGGAATACTTTTATAAATAATGGACAACCTATGCCAAACTCTGACGGAGGAGAAGTTGGTTACGCTATTAATGTAGAACCAGCAAGAAGAAGAGATGATAATGGAGTGCTATTAGAATTACAAAAAGCATTTGATATTACTATTAGAAATAATACAGAAACTAATAGTAGAGCCGGATTTGTAACGGTAACTATCGGACAAGACATTACAGTAGAAGATAATGACATAGGAACCAGAGTAGTATATTCGCTTACTAATGGAACCAAAATATTGAATAATAGGTTTAATGCTGCTGGAAGTGCAACCGAGAGTTGGGCTATTTTTGCTGCAGGAACAGGCGAAACTGTATTTAATAATGAAATTGCTGGTAATGAAATTGCTGGATATACTACAGGTATTGTGGTTAGTTCTAATGAAGCTTATGTTCATGATAATATTATTAGTGATGTTGCTGTAGGCTTACAGATGAGTAAACCAAATGATGCAAGAGTTATTGATAATGATATAGTAGCATCTGAAAAAGGTATAGCTGCTACTAATACTTTTATTAATAATGGAGAAATTAGAGGAAACGATATTACTACAACTAATGGAAATGGATTTCATATTTTCTTCTCTACTTTAAATAATACTGATGAAACTAGGAATTACAATGTAATTCTTGAAGAAAATAAGTTTTTTAATTCTAATAAGGTCACTTTTGCTAACGCCAACGGTGTAACTTTTAGAAATAATGATGTTACTGGAGGTATCGAATTAGGAAATGCTACAAATGTTACTATTACGTCTAATACAAAAATAGATCCTTCTGATAGTGATGGAATTCGTATTTATGGAACCCACACTGATGTATCTATTTCTAATAATAACATATTAGAACCTTCTGGGGCGGAAAGATATAACTGTATAAATAATAATTCGGATACTCCAAATGGCGTTAATCTTAGCGGCAACACATGTACGACTAGATAAGGTAAAAAGTGTAATAGGTATCTTATAAAATCAATAAAGCCAGAATGTAATTGCATTCTGGCTTTATCTTTTACAATTCTATCGTAAAGTTTCTTTTGACAGCATCAAACTTGCCATTCGGTCCCAAAGGAATATCTTTTACTACCTGTATCTGATATCTGATATTTTGACCTAATCGATCCTTTAAATTATGCACTAGCTTCTCTTGCATTTTAGCATCAAACTGGTGATCTGCAATTAGATTAACCAGAATCTCATCAGGATTTTCTTGAATAATTTGGCTTTTCACAATACCTTCCAAACCTTTATAAGCGGTATCCATTCTACCAACATATCCCTTTTCTTTTGTCCAAAGAATATCATCTTCCCTACCTGTAAGTTTTTCTATGATTGGCATGGCGCAACCACAATCACACGTTTTACCTTCTTCAGAAAGCAATACCGTATCTTCAATATTATATCTGATAAGAGGTGTTTTTAGATTAGTAAAACTAGTGACTACTAATTGCGCAACATCTCCTTCTTTTGCTTTTTCTCCTTTTATATTTATAAATTCAAAAATACCAGAATCCGTATTTAAGTGTAAATTTCCTTCGGTGCATTCTGTAATAAAGGGGCTTCCTTCACTAGAAGCATATTGATTATATACATGACAATTAAAAGCTTTCTCTATTTCTAATCTTTGATAATCATATAAAGTCTCTGCTGTAACTGCAATAGCCTTTGGAGTAAAACTTAATGTCAGATTATTTTGATTAATAAACCTACTTATAATATAAATTGCTGAAGGATATCCGTCCAATAATATTGGTTTAAAACGATTCAATTTTTTTACATAATGAAATAAATTATCATTTGTTAAATGATACGTAGACATTAATAGTTGATTCTCGAAATAATTATAAACCCAGAAAGGAGGTTTTTTCGCATCTGGTTTAACTATCAACCTTCCAGAAAATCGAACTTGTTTAACTCTCTTGGTTTCTAAACCAATAGCTTTATGAAACCTTCTCCAAAGAGCAAAAGACCTATTTATTGATTCTTTATCTAAATAGTTAATAGTAGGAGCGCCAGATGTACCACTGGTATATCCTATCCCGTCAGTATTTCGACTTTTATTTACTAATACATCTGGATTTGATTTTCTTTCTGATTTAGTCAGGATTGGCATTTTCTGAAGTACATCATAAGGATTTTCTTCAATATCCTTTAATTTTACACCAAGTTCCTTCATTATTTTAGCATACCAATCAGAGTGCTCTAATGCTTCTGATAACAGAAGTATCAATCTACTTTTTTGATAAGCTTTTATATGATCACTATCTGCATTCCATAAATCAATGTATTCTTTTAAAAAAGCATCAAACTCTTTAGTATATCGTTGTTTAGAATTCTGAAATGCTTTTACATTAAGCAATATAAACTTAAAAGGATAAGGCAAACTATTATATATTTTCTCCTGCATTTTTCCCATAACTACACCTTTATTTGTTCCATATAAAATTTCTGAATTTTTTGAGTATTCGAAACAATATCATACTCCCCTTTGATTATCTTTTCTGTATTATCATTTTTTATGGCAGCATCTATTTCTAATATTTTATTAGCCCAAAGTTCGGCGGGCTTGTCAATCGAAAGAAACTCTATATCATCAGTTAAGCTGACTTCAGTTGTAATACTATCAGATGCCAGCACTTTAATACCAGCTGCTTGTGCTTCGATTAATGTTACAGGAAGACCTTCATAAAAAGAAGGAAAAACAAAGATATCAAACATTTGAAATAATTCTGGTACATCCGCTCTTACTCCTAAAAAATGTACGTTGCTATCGATGGATAAACTTTTGGCTTCTTTTTCCATCACTTTCTTTAACGGCCCATCACCTATCAAAACTAAATCACTAGCTGGTTTTTCTTTTACTAAAGCAGCAAAAATTTGTAATAAGAATGCATGATTTTTTTGACTTGCAAAACGCCCTACATGACCAATCACCAATCTATTTTGCAAATTAAACTCTTGTTTGTACTCCTTAGCAACTGATGCATTGTATGCGAACTTTTCTGTATCAATTGCATTATTCATGGTTGTAAAAGATTCTTTGCTTCCAAATAACCATTTCCCTGCTTTATCTCCGCAAGAAAATAAATGAGTCGCGTCTCTTTTAACCTTCTTTTTTAACTGTAGTTTGATTAGTTTTTTGAATGTTTCTTTTATACTTTCTTTTTGAGAAAACAGGGATAAAATACTAACATCATCTATTGCAATATGCGCGTGCGCTATTCTACAAGGAATATTAAATTCTTTAGCAATTTTAAGAGGAAAACAACTAAATGTATTCAGATGAGAATGTACAACGGAATATTTAGAGTTATTTTTAAAGAAAACTCTTAATTTATTATAATAATCACCTGGAAAAAGTGGGTTGATAGGGTCAAATCGATATATCTTTCCTCCTAAGCTTTCTATTTCATCATCAAAAGCGGCTTTTTCTTTTCTGTGTACTAAAAAATCAAACTGTACTTTCTCTCTATCAATCTTTCTATAATAATTCATAATCATAGATTCGGCTCCTCCCCGATTCATGATTGTAAAAACTTGTAGAACACGTATTGCTGTCATTAAAATTCTCCTTTAGTTTTATATCGTATATACAAGTTTAGAAGTACTCCAAATGGTATTGCCAAAAAAGTAGTCAGTTTCTTAGGCGATTCACTTATGAAAGATCCATTTTTAGTAAACATAGCACTAGACACATAATGTATTGCATTCTTAAATTGATCCTTAAAGTTTTTAGCAAGCTTCATTCTACTTTTTCTAGAAAATGCAAAACCTTTAGGGTGCCTCCTATATTGTTTCAAAATATTCATACTTGATCCATCCTCCATATATTCTACTTCGCATAACACCTCGTTTATCGGTAGTAATTTATAATCCTGATCAATTAACTGATACAAATACCCTAACGGAACAAAACGTTCTCCTTCAAAAATAGGATACGGAGGGTACTTTTTCACCACCTCTGTCCTATACACTAATTTTTTATCTCCTAATACCTTATGAACATTATACAAATCATATAATGTAGTTTCTTTTATATGTTCCGGAATTGTAGTTCCTATAATTTTCCCTTCAGGATCTGCATCTAATCCTACCAATCCGGCAAACTCTGGTTTATCTTTTATTTTTTCCCAAGCAACAAGAATTTTCTCTATAGCCTCTTCTCCAATACAATCATCACTATCGATACAAACGTTAAGCGCAGTCTCTGTTAGTCTATACGCTGCATTATGTCCCCCATGCATTCCTTGGTTCTCCTGATAATGGTATTGTATATCTATTTTACCATCTTTAATCCAAGAACCAACGAGGGCTTCTGTATCGTCCGAAGAACCATCATCGATAATTAACCAAAGAAAATCTTGATTGGATTGCTTTATCAGACTTTCATAACACTTATGTAAGCAATAAGCTCTATTATAAGTCGGTGTAAATACGGTTATAGTTTTCATTAGTTGATATATTGTTAGTGATTATCATTTGTATAAATAATACATCATATATGTAAATGAAAAGTAAATCAAAACTACTTTTCCAATCATAAAATGTTGATTTTTGAACATACGTTGTTTAAGAAATGGATATATTATTATCAATCCCATCATAAACCATGACAGATAAGCGAATCGATTAGAATAATTAGCCTTAATTACTAAGATCCAAAATCCATTACAAATTAGATAGGTATTTAAAAGTTGATAATAAAACTTGTCTTCAAATTTCTTTTTATAAATAAAGTACCATCCAGCGAATACGGCAAAAGCACTATGAAAAAGAAAATCCCAACGAAATCCGGTGCTAGCAAAAGCAGATGCATCAACTTCTGCATTTAAATAACCTGAAAGCCTATCGTCAGCAAATCCTAAACTACTAAAAATAGAAATCCAAAGCCCACCCATAATTAATGATAATGGAATACAAAGAAGCCATCCTTTCAGATAAGTCTTTGGGTTATTATAAAAGTAGGTTAATACGTAAGCAATTATTGGTAAAAACATTGTTTTATGGAATGATGTTGCTAGTAAAAAAAACAACGCCATAATCACTTTTTTTCTATGAAAACTCAATCCCAGTAAGAAAAGAGAAGTCGCCGCACCATTTCTAATACCATTAACTCCATACGTATAAAAAGAAAAAGAAACAGCAAACATTAAAAAAGCATAATACCAATATTCTTTAAACAATGTTCTAGAAATTTTTGCTAACGGAACTATGTAGATAGCAGCACAAACTGTAAAAAACACAGGAGCTGATACTATATATGATAGACTTTTCATGTATATATGAAAAAAAACATCTTTCGAACCTAGTATTGCTCCTCCGCTCTGATACCATTCAAAATACTTAGTGTAAGTCCTCATATCACCAAAATATTTACCACTAACTGGTCTTAATCCTAAATAAAGAATTAAAAAAGTTACTAATACAATCCCAGCAAAATTTATAAACACAATATTCTTTGAGTCATGAATCTCCAAAACCATCGTATGCAACAATGTAAACAATACTAATATTAAAAATATATTAATATAGAATGGAAAATAATACTCTAAGGGTACTAAAGTGTTCATTTTGATAAACTGAATTTAAATATTATGTATCTGTAATTTAGTTGCACCTAATATTTTGATTATGTTACTTTTTGGTAGTTTCATACTATAAATTAATTAAATCTTTTTACCATCTTGTTTAATAATACGAGCAGGATTTCCGACTACTACACAATTATCCGGAATGTCTTTTACAACAACAGATCCGGCACCGATCGAACAATTATTACCTATTTTGATATCGCCAATAATAATTGCTCCCGTATAAATTGATACGTTATCCCCAATTGTTGGTCGCTTTCCATTTACCTCTCCGACAGTAACCAAATGATTTACATATAAATTTTCACCGATAGAATCTGCATTTAGAATGGTACTATATGGATGTCCTGTTAACACTCCTCCACCAAGCTTTGTGCTAATATCAATTCTAAAATACTTTTCTTTTTTACAGTATATGTTTAACAAACTAGATACTATACCTCTATTTCTAAAATAGAATAATGTTCTAAAATCTGGAGAATTAGCTATGAAATTTAAAAGTAATGATACCTTACCTCCTTTTATTCCTTTAGCCAACGCCCACCTTTCTATATCCTTATCAACAACATCTTTGTTTTTACTCATTTGATATACAATCACGTGAGGTAGTAAAAAGATCTTATAAATATTTAAAATTAATGATCTCATGCTTATTTTATTAAATCATTAAACATTTTCTGCCAGAGATTCATTACTGCATCCAATTGATACTTTTCAGCATTTTTTCTAGCATTTACGCCCATTTTCTGCATCACTTCTCTATTATCCATTAATTCATTAAGTTGATAAACAAATGAACTATTATCGTGCAACTCCACCAAAACCCCAGTTTCCTTATCTATTATATTTCTAGGTCCATATGGACAATCAAAAGATACTATCGGCAAACCGCAGGCTTGCGCTTCTAATAATACTAGAGGAAAACACTCGTTATGAGATGTCATTACAAAAATAGAAGATTGTAACATTTCCTCTTTAATCTTATTAGTAGATCCCATTAACTTTATAGTATCCTGAATACATGCTTCTTCTATTTTATCCTGAAGCATATTAACATACCTCTCTTCTCCACTACCAAAGATAAAAAGTTGCCAATCTTTTCTAATTTTGGCTATTTCTTTCCATATATCGATAAGAATATCATACCCCTTTACGGCAGCAATTCTTCCAGCAGTTATAACTTTGTTGCTAGATAGCTCTGCTTTTTTATCTGGATAAAAAGTTAATGGATTCGGAATAACAACCGTATTATTACTCTTATAATAATTAGATTCATCTTTATTTAGAATAACCAGTGTATCATATTTTGATTCCACATAATCCGCAAACTTGAAAAAGTATTTTTTAAACAAGCTAGGGTTTTGTCGTTTGTCTTTTTCAATAAATTTTGAATAATGAAACTCTTTAACCTTTGGAATACGTTTTACGATAAACGGAACAAAATAGGTGTCCACACTGTGGCTACAAACCACCACTACATCCGGTTTTATATCCTTTAATACTGCTTTAGTTCGTGAAATATGTTTAGGCAGCTTTTTAAGGTTTGTAGGATGAAAATATGACTTTCTTCGATTGTAATTAATACCTAAATCTTTAAATAGTATTCTTTCATCAAATATATAACAGGCCTTTTCATCTTTTTGTTCTGTAGTAATAACATGAACTTCGGTGTTTTCTTGGGCGGCAAAATAATTAGCCTTGATAGAGAGCACTCTTTCTATCCCTCCGTGTAAGTATACCTGATCAATGATAAAGACTATTCTCATTTTAAAGAAGTATTTGTTAAATCCTTAAAAAGAGCGTCCCATTCTTTAGCAATAGTTTCTGGTAAATATTTTTTTACTGCTTCCTTTGCTTTAATTCCCATTGATTTTCTGTTTTCATTATCTTCAATTAGAGAAATTATCCCATCTGCAAAAGCATCTATATTTCCATTATCAATCAAAAGTCCATTTTCTTTATCTGTAATGATATCTGAGGGTCCATATGGACAATCATAAGAAATACAAGGCACACCATACGCCATCGCTTCCGTTAGCACCATGCCAAAACCTTCGAATCTCGATGACATCGTATAGATCGAAGCTTCTTTATATTTTTCTGCTATATTTTTTACTGGCGGATAAAAGTTTATCGTTTTTGAAATATTAAGAGTATCAGCCAATGTAGCTAACCCTTCTTTTTCACTAATAGTACCGTATATATCTAATATCCAACTAGGGTGTTTTTCTACGACTTTTTTCCAACTTTTTAGCAATCTATCATATCCTTTTTGGTAACTATGTTTCCCTACAGCTAAAACTTTTTTGGTTTCTAACGTGCTTTTGGTTTCTGGATAAAATGATAAAGGATTAGGAATTACTTTTAGGTTTTTAAAAGACCACTCATTAAGGTTTCCATTAGTCAATACCACAAAATGATCGTAATACTTACCTCCAAAATTCATCAACCCAAATTTAACACCAGTAGCCATTCTTTTGGATAATGATCTTTTCCCTTTTTTGATTTCTACACTTCTAGAAACGTGCCTTTCATATATCATAGGACAAAGTTTTCCTAAGATCAACGGCACAAAAAAACCTTTTAGTCCATCATCACATACCGCAATAACATCAGGTTTAATATTTTTTACTATAGCACGAATCTTTTTTGAATATTGTAAAAAATAAGAAACAAAATTACCTCCAACAGAAATATTATGGTACACTATTTTATTACTAAAATCATAAAACGGATGTACTTCCTTCTGATTTAATGTCAGAATATGAATTTCATAGTCTAAATGATCAGCAAGGTAACTAGCCTTAATTGACAGCACCCTTTCTAATCCTCCGGGACCATTGATATTGTTTGTTATGTATAGTAGTTTTATCAATTATAATATTTTAATTATCTACTTCCGGTCAAAGCGGAGTAAACCTTTGGTATACTTCTCTGTAATAACTTAGCAAAGCCGACACATACCAGCGTTGCTAAAATTGGACTAATAAAGAACAGAACAAGTAATATAAAATCTTTTTCTCCAATATATTTCACATAAATCTTAGTAAAATAAGTCAGAGCTACACCATGCGCTGCATAAATAAAAAATCTATATCCATAAAGTTCTTTATTTCTAAACTCATATTTGTTATTTATAAAATCATACCAAGTCCATACTGTAAAAAAACCAACAAACATTGTTATCCTTTTGCATAGTATAGCTAACCAGTAATCATCCGGATAAGCATCTCTTACATAAAAATTACAAACAATAAGTAATGCCCATATAATTAATGAAAAAATGTAAGTTGAATTCTTAAAACTAGAAATTATATTAAACTTTGAAATAGATGTATATGCACCGCAAGAAAAAGAAAACAAACCAAGAAACTGAAACAAATAGATGCTATTTACATAAAACAAACTTGGTTGTTTTAAAAAAAGTAGTGCAAATAGTAAAACAGGGAACATGAATTTTAAATACCTAATTCCCAAATATATAAATGGAGTTAACCATATATAAAAAATCAATTCTCGTATAAACCAAAACGTATAATTTATAGGGTCTACAAAAGCCAACCAAGCCTGTTTCCATGCTGGCATTTGATGTAATGGTTGTTCAAAAAAATGAGATAAAATCGGAATAAACTGAATAGCATATACTATGAAAAACCACAACGCACACCATAAGATATATGGAATAACAAGGGTCTTAAATCTATTTCTTATTTTTCTTTTAAAAGTAGCTACTGTTAAATCATGATTTTTAAAGAATAGATATCCTGAGATAAAAAAGAACATTGGAATAAAAATATTAGAAAGCTCCAATGCAAATAAATATTCTATGTAGTAAACAACATTTCTATTTGTTTCAATACTCAGGTTAGTCAAATTATAAGCATGACAGACAACAACCATAAAAATTGAAAAGAATGAAAGTATCCGAATTTTATTACTAACGGCTTGATCCATTTTAATTTAATTTCATTAAAAAATTATAAATCTATTTCTTTATAACGATATCCAAATATGGATAACAAAAACCATTAGTTAAGTTTTTATTGAGTGTTTTTAAAAACTTGATATAACGCAATCCTTTAAAACCAACTTTTAAAAAAGCAGATTTTTCAAACTTCATTAAACTACTAACTACATTTAGTTCTTTTAAAGGAGCTATCGCTACTTCGAACTCGTGATAACTAGCTCCTCTTCCCCACCTCTTGAATTTCATCATACTCTCATCATCTAATTCTCTATAAGAATCTTTAAAATTCTTTCTACTAGAAAATTTAGAATAATAATATCCTAAATCATCTGGAAGCCAATCATAGAAGGGTAATGCTGCTGTATGAGAATCATAATACCACAATCTATTAGGAGTCTCTATAACTGCTAAGTATCCACCTTTAGATAACATCCCCCAAGCTTGTTTTAATGATTCTAACCGTTCACTCACTGTCATGTGTTCCAATACCGCATAATAGATAATAAAATCAAACTTTTTATCTTTAAAATTCTTCTCAATTTCTTCACCATTTACGTGATGTAATTCAGCCTCATACCCTGCGATCTTCATTCTATCCTTTGCTACAGCCAATGCTCCAGCATCTACATCTACCCCTACTACTTTAGCTCCTTGTTCACTTAGTGCCAAGGTAGAAATTCCTGTTCCACACCCTATTTCTAAGATACTCGCACCATTTAAATCTTTTACATTTTGTAACCAAGGGGCAATTCGATTTCTATTATAGTATAAACGTTCAAAAAGCTGTCCACTAATAGCTCTATCATATTCTTCCTTTGATAATCTACTTTTAGTATTACCCCTATCTATATAATTTTCTTTAAGTGATTTTGTTAATTCCTCTAACTGCTCTTTTGTAAATGCTGTATGTTTTTGTTGCATTTTTTTCGGAGCTGTAAAGAATTTATCTTTTAACAGTTTTTTGAATACACTTTTCATCGTTTGTGTGGTTGATTAGATTTTACTTGTTACTTTTTCTTTTAATGCGTTGGCAAGTTCGTGGTGTTTTTCGAGGTTTTTTACAATAGTATCCTTGGTTATTTTTCCTTCTAACCCAAAATTTGAAGTATATGTTCCTGTTTTACTATCGATATCTATTCTATTAAACAGTTCTAGAATACCATCAAATCGACAAGAATCTACAAAACTATCAAATCCATTCACGAAAATCACTGGTGTTCCCATTGCTAAACAAGGTAATGCACAATGAATTCTTGAAGTAA
Coding sequences:
- a CDS encoding bifunctional 2-polyprenyl-6-hydroxyphenol methylase/3-demethylubiquinol 3-O-methyltransferase UbiG — protein: MKSVFKKLLKDKFFTAPKKMQQKHTAFTKEQLEELTKSLKENYIDRGNTKSRLSKEEYDRAISGQLFERLYYNRNRIAPWLQNVKDLNGASILEIGCGTGISTLALSEQGAKVVGVDVDAGALAVAKDRMKIAGYEAELHHVNGEEIEKNFKDKKFDFIIYYAVLEHMTVSERLESLKQAWGMLSKGGYLAVIETPNRLWYYDSHTAALPFYDWLPDDLGYYYSKFSSRKNFKDSYRELDDESMMKFKRWGRGASYHEFEVAIAPLKELNVVSSLMKFEKSAFLKVGFKGLRYIKFLKTLNKNLTNGFCYPYLDIVIKK
- a CDS encoding acyltransferase family protein, with the protein product MDQAVSNKIRILSFFSIFMVVVCHAYNLTNLSIETNRNVVYYIEYLFALELSNIFIPMFFFISGYLFFKNHDLTVATFKRKIRNRFKTLVIPYILWCALWFFIVYAIQFIPILSHFFEQPLHQMPAWKQAWLAFVDPINYTFWFIRELIFYIWLTPFIYLGIRYLKFMFPVLLFALLFLKQPSLFYVNSIYLFQFLGLFSFSCGAYTSISKFNIISSFKNSTYIFSLIIWALLIVCNFYVRDAYPDDYWLAILCKRITMFVGFFTVWTWYDFINNKYEFRNKELYGYRFFIYAAHGVALTYFTKIYVKYIGEKDFILLVLFFISPILATLVCVGFAKLLQRSIPKVYSALTGSR